From Myotis daubentonii chromosome 15, mMyoDau2.1, whole genome shotgun sequence, one genomic window encodes:
- the LOC132216090 gene encoding zinc finger protein 883-like — translation MPRQRTGDNRGAHSTHARVRLGVVTKLTRSGARKRTALPAAASSPSAPAPLRTQSPMAAPALRLGAEVGVTFEDIALYFSREEWSLLDEGQRQLYLNVMLENFELLSSLGCCCRAGSVEAQLEENVAVRVSQAKNPKLALSSQKSHHPCESCGLVLRNIFHLTEQQELQHGQILLRCGACTKQFHFHAQFHRHQEQHCREKPLKRNMNSISLAKGCHFNVSQKLFTCGEVGQDIRTESGHPQQEATQTRDRRNDISMCGVTFPKRKTYCSRKECKKANGCNHTFLQDKGVHTGKDCFWCNECGKSFTSSTGFHCHQKIHTGDRPYQCSECGKTFTTSNGFRYHQRVHRGERPYQCSECGKSFIASTHLHRHQRVHTGERPYDCSECRKSFTWKVNLCRHQRVHTGERPYVCNECGKSFTDSNGLRCHQRFHTGEKPYECSECGKSFITSSRFHQHQKVHTGERPHECSECGKFFASSTGLHYHQSVHTGERPYECSECGKSFTWKVTLHRHQRVHTGERPYVCNECGKSYTSHSGLRCHQRVHTGEKPYECGECGKSFTWKVTLHRHQRVHTGEKPYVCNECGKSYTSRSGLHCHQRVHTGERPYECGECGKSFASITGFHYHQKVHAGERPYECRECGKSFTRFYTLRCHQRVHTGEKPYECSECGKSFAATYGLHSHQRVHTRERLYVCS, via the exons ATGCCCCGACAGAGAACGGGCGATAATCGTGGTGCACACAGCACACACGCGAGAGTGAGGCTCGGCGTGGTCACCAAGCTGACCCGCTCCGGGGCCCGGAAAAGGACGGCCCTTCCCGCGGCGGCCTCTTCTCCCTCCGCTCCCGCCCCGCTCCGCACACAGAGTCCGATGGCGGCGCCCGCGCTGAGGCTCGGGGCTGAG gttggggtgacctttgaggacattgccctgtacttctccagggaggaatggagcctccttgatgagggtcagagacagctgtacctgaatgtgatgctggagaactttgaACTTCTATCCTCCCTGG gttgCTGTTGTAGAGCAGGGAGTGTGGAGGCACAGCTTGAAGAGAACGTTGCTGTAAGAGTGTCACAGGCAAAGAATCCCAAGTTAGCTTTGTcttcccagaagagccaccaccCCTGTGAGAGTTGTGGACTAGTCTTGAGAAACATTTTCCACTTGACTGAGCAGCAGGAATTACAACACGGGCAGATACTGTTGAGGTGTGGGGCATGTACAAAGCAATTTCATTTCCATGCACAATTTCACCGGCACCAGGAGCAGCACTGCAGAGAGAAGCCtttgaaaagaaatatgaacAGCATCTCACTGGCAAAGGGCTGCCATTTCAATGTGTCTCAGAAGCTTTTTACCTGTGGAGAGGTGGGGCAGGACATCCGTACTGAGTCAGGACATCCCCAGCAAGAGGCTACTCAGACCAGGGACAGGCGAAATGACATCTCGATGTGTGGGGTGACGTTTCCAAAGAGAAAAACTTATTGCTCCAGAAAAGAATGTAAGAAAGCCAATGGCTGTAATCACACGTTTCTTCAGGACAAGGGTGTCCATACTGGAAAAGACTGTTTCTGGTGCAAcgaatgtgggaaatcctttacCAGTAGCACTGGCTTTCATTGTCATCAGAAAATTCACACCGGAGATAGGCCTTATCAGTGCAGTGAGTGTGGGAAAACTTTTACCACCAGCAATGGTTTCcgttatcatcagagagttcacagaggagaaaggccttatcagtgcagtgaatgtgggaaatcttttatcgCCAGCACTCACCTTCatcgtcatcagagagttcacactggagaaaggccttatgattGCAGCGAGTGTCGGAAATCATTTACTTGGAAAGTTAACCTTTgtcgtcatcagagagttcacactggtgaAAGACCTTATGTgtgcaatgaatgtgggaaatcttttaccgaTAGCAATGGCCTGCGTTGTCATCAGAGatttcacacaggagaaaagccttatgagtgcagtgaatgtgggaaatcttttatcaCTAGCTCTCGCTTTCATCAACATCAGaaagttcacactggggaaaggCCTCatgaatgcagtgaatgtgggaagtttTTTGCCAGTAGCACTGGCTTACATTATCATCAGagtgttcacactggagaaaggccttatgagtgcagtgaatgtgggaaatcattTACTTGGAAAGTTACCCTTCatcgtcatcagagagttcacactggagaaaggccttatgtttgcaatgaatgtgggaaatcttatACCTCTCACAGTGGCCTCCGTTgccatcagagagttcacactggagaaaaaccttatgagtgtggtgaatgtggaaaatcattTACTTGGAAAGTTACCCTTCATCGTCATCAAAGAGTTCACACTGGTGAAAAACCTTATGTttgcaatgaatgtgggaaatcttatACCTCTCGCAGTGGCCTCCattgtcatcagagagttcacactggagaaaggccttatgagtgtggtgaatgtgggaagtcttttgcCAGTATCACTGGCTTCCATTACCATCAAAAAGTTCAcgctggagaaaggccttatgagtgtcgtgaatgtgggaaatcttttaccagatTCTATACCCTTCgctgtcatcagagagttcacactggagaaaagccttatgagtgcagtgaatgtggaaaatcttttgcTGCGACCTATGGCCTTCATtctcatcagagagttcacactagAGAAAGGCTTTATGTGTGTAGTTAA